Proteins from a single region of Nitrospira sp.:
- a CDS encoding nucleotide sugar dehydrogenase, translated as MAMKISVFGLGYVGTVSAGCLASSGHTVWGVDVNADKVASINSGAAPIVEPDISDFIAKAQKQGLLQATVSSAEGIQNTDVSFICVGTPSQANGSLDLTHMKRVCEDIGLALRDKKTPHTVVFRSTTLPGTTEDVAIPILEKFSGKTVGNGLFVCYNPEFLREGTSVKDYYHPPKIVIGERQAGEGDVVEEIYAGITAPTIRTSIRAAEMVKYSDNAFHALKVTFANEIGNICKRLGIDSHAVMDIFCQDTKLNLSKVYLKPGFAFGGSCLPKDLRALSYQAKRTDVEVPVLNAILQSNAVHIKGVIQRIVGLGKKKVGFLGMTFKPDTDDLRESPLVEVIETLLGKGFQVKIYDKNVATSRLIGANKRFIEEHIPHLSSLLVDQATDLVDAAQVVVVGYASAEFLPALKRMRPDQLIIDLARIEGREGLTASYDGICW; from the coding sequence ATGGCGATGAAAATCAGTGTCTTCGGCCTGGGGTATGTGGGAACCGTTTCGGCGGGCTGTCTTGCCTCCAGTGGGCACACGGTCTGGGGCGTCGACGTCAATGCCGACAAGGTGGCCTCGATCAATTCAGGGGCCGCTCCCATCGTTGAACCCGACATCTCGGACTTTATCGCCAAAGCTCAGAAGCAAGGTTTGTTACAAGCCACGGTGTCATCGGCTGAAGGGATTCAGAATACCGATGTCTCATTCATTTGTGTGGGGACGCCGAGTCAAGCCAACGGCAGCCTGGATCTCACGCATATGAAGCGGGTCTGCGAGGATATCGGGTTGGCCCTACGCGATAAAAAGACCCCGCATACAGTGGTCTTTCGCAGCACGACTCTGCCGGGAACGACGGAGGACGTGGCGATCCCCATTCTTGAGAAATTTTCGGGAAAGACGGTCGGTAACGGCCTGTTTGTCTGTTACAACCCCGAGTTTCTCCGGGAGGGAACCTCGGTGAAAGATTATTACCATCCTCCGAAGATTGTGATCGGCGAGCGGCAGGCCGGCGAGGGGGATGTGGTGGAAGAAATCTATGCCGGTATCACCGCGCCGACCATTCGGACGTCGATCCGAGCCGCAGAGATGGTGAAGTATTCCGACAATGCCTTTCATGCTTTGAAAGTGACGTTTGCGAACGAGATCGGAAATATCTGCAAGCGACTCGGTATCGATAGCCATGCGGTCATGGACATCTTCTGCCAAGATACAAAGTTGAATCTGTCGAAAGTGTATCTGAAGCCTGGTTTTGCATTTGGAGGGTCCTGTCTCCCCAAGGATCTTCGCGCGCTCTCCTATCAGGCGAAGCGGACGGATGTCGAGGTGCCGGTCTTGAACGCCATTCTTCAGAGCAATGCGGTTCACATTAAGGGTGTCATTCAGCGGATCGTGGGCCTGGGGAAGAAGAAAGTCGGATTTCTTGGGATGACGTTCAAGCCGGATACCGACGATCTTCGAGAAAGCCCCTTGGTTGAAGTCATCGAGACTCTGCTCGGCAAGGGGTTTCAGGTCAAAATCTATGATAAGAATGTGGCGACCAGCCGCTTAATCGGCGCGAATAAGCGGTTTATCGAAGAGCATATTCCCCATCTGTCTTCATTGCTGGTCGATCAGGCAACAGATCTCGTGGACGCGGCCCAAGTCGTGGTTGTCGGATATGCGTCGGCCGAGTTT
- a CDS encoding SDR family oxidoreductase: MRILITGGAGFLGSHLSDLLIGKGHEVVAMDNLITGRVENVAHLMGNPKFSFIKYNICDYIHIDGQLDAILHFASPASPQDYLEMPIATLKVGALGTHKVLGLAKAKGARLLLASTSEVYGDPLLNPQPESYWGNVNPIGARGVYDEAKRFAEAMTMAYHRYHGVDTRIVRIFNTYGPRMRPHDGRVVSNFVVQALQGKALTIFGDGNQTRSFCYVDDLVRGITELLLIDSDKSVAERTDRSSFLTKSDQPLKETMHDPVNIGNPRELTVKQIADLVLKLTGSKSTIEHKPLPVDDPKVRRPDIRRAKEFLGWEPKVELEDGLRKTIEYFRQVI; this comes from the coding sequence ATGCGCATACTGATCACGGGCGGAGCGGGATTTCTCGGAAGTCACTTAAGCGATTTACTGATCGGCAAAGGCCATGAGGTTGTGGCCATGGACAACCTGATTACCGGACGCGTCGAAAATGTTGCGCACTTGATGGGGAACCCCAAGTTCAGTTTTATTAAGTACAACATCTGTGACTATATTCACATCGACGGGCAGCTGGATGCGATTCTGCATTTTGCTTCCCCGGCGAGCCCGCAAGACTATCTTGAGATGCCCATTGCGACGCTGAAAGTCGGGGCTTTGGGTACCCATAAAGTGTTGGGCTTGGCCAAGGCGAAAGGGGCGCGGCTGTTGTTGGCCAGTACGTCCGAAGTCTATGGCGACCCCTTGCTCAATCCACAGCCGGAGTCCTACTGGGGGAATGTGAATCCGATCGGGGCGCGCGGTGTGTATGATGAAGCAAAGCGCTTTGCCGAAGCGATGACGATGGCCTACCATCGCTATCATGGTGTGGATACTCGGATTGTGCGTATCTTCAATACCTATGGCCCACGGATGCGTCCGCACGACGGTCGGGTCGTCTCAAACTTTGTCGTTCAAGCGCTTCAAGGCAAAGCGCTGACCATTTTTGGCGATGGCAACCAGACGCGAAGCTTCTGCTATGTCGATGATCTTGTGCGGGGCATTACGGAACTCCTGTTGATCGATTCGGACAAGTCTGTGGCTGAGCGGACCGACCGATCAAGCTTCCTGACGAAGTCAGACCAGCCCTTGAAGGAGACCATGCATGATCCAGTGAACATCGGGAATCCACGAGAGTTGACCGTCAAGCAGATTGCAGATCTGGTGCTCAAACTCACGGGTTCCAAGAGCACGATCGAGCATAAGCCCTTGCCGGTGGATGATCCAAAGGTGCGTCGGCCGGATATCCGGCGCGCCAAGGAATTTCTCGGATGGGAGCCGAAAGTCGAGTTGGAGGACGGCCTGCGAAAGACGATCGAATACTTCCGTCAGGTCATCTGA
- a CDS encoding carbamoyltransferase — protein sequence MTNIIGISAYYHDSAACLVRDGEIVAAAQEERFTRKKHDPGFPHRAIDYCLQAGGIRFKDVDRLVFYDKPLVKFERLLETYLAFAPSGLQSFLAAMPVWMKEKLLLKTLLRDEFLKHGEGMSKSELPQLLFSEHHESHAASAFFASPYDSAVVLCMDGVGEWATTSAWQGQGNTLTPLWEIPFPHSLGLLYSAFTYYTGFKVNSGEYKVMGLAPYGEPKYVKAIYEHLIDVKPDGTFRLNMEYFNYCTGLTMTSRKFDHVFGGPPRTPEAKLGQREMDLARSVQEVTEEVMLRLARTLHRETGVENLCLAGGVALNCVGNGRVLREGPHKGLWIQPAAGDAGGALGAALSVWHQFEGKPRISDNKHDKMKGTYLGPAFTNAEIEAFLRSKEAPYVRLDDSALFGQVAKDLAAEKVVGWLQGRMEFGPRSLGGRSILGDARSTKMQSVMNLKIKYRESFRPFAPSVLRERVSDYFDLHSDSPYMLIVAPVIEKRRCPKTTAQKDLWGIDLLNVQRSDIPSVTHLDYSARVQTVHEETNPRYYNLLKAFEAQTGYAVLVNTSFNVRGEPIVHTPEDAYRCFMRTEMDVLVLENCVLYKTDQKPLEGDSDWKNEFELD from the coding sequence ATGACAAATATCATTGGTATCTCAGCGTATTATCATGACAGCGCGGCGTGCCTGGTGCGCGATGGCGAGATTGTCGCCGCGGCACAAGAAGAGCGATTTACCAGAAAGAAGCACGACCCTGGGTTTCCGCATCGGGCGATCGACTATTGCCTGCAGGCGGGCGGGATTCGATTCAAGGATGTCGACCGGCTGGTGTTCTACGATAAGCCGCTGGTGAAGTTCGAGCGCCTCTTGGAAACCTATTTGGCGTTCGCCCCGTCTGGCCTCCAGTCATTTCTGGCCGCGATGCCGGTGTGGATGAAGGAGAAGTTGCTGCTGAAAACGCTGTTGCGGGACGAATTTCTGAAGCATGGGGAGGGAATGAGCAAGAGCGAGTTGCCCCAGCTGCTATTTTCAGAGCATCACGAATCCCATGCTGCGTCGGCCTTTTTTGCGTCTCCCTATGACTCGGCCGTGGTGCTGTGCATGGATGGCGTGGGGGAATGGGCGACGACATCAGCCTGGCAAGGCCAGGGAAATACTCTCACGCCATTGTGGGAGATCCCGTTTCCGCATTCCTTGGGCCTGCTGTACTCCGCGTTCACCTACTACACCGGTTTCAAGGTCAATTCGGGCGAGTACAAGGTGATGGGGCTCGCGCCGTATGGCGAGCCGAAGTACGTCAAAGCTATCTATGAGCATTTGATCGATGTGAAGCCGGACGGAACATTTCGTCTCAACATGGAGTATTTCAACTACTGTACAGGGCTCACGATGACGAGCCGGAAGTTTGACCATGTGTTCGGCGGTCCCCCGCGCACGCCTGAGGCGAAGTTGGGGCAGCGTGAAATGGATTTGGCGCGATCTGTCCAGGAAGTAACGGAAGAGGTCATGCTCCGATTGGCCCGGACGCTTCATCGCGAGACGGGTGTGGAGAATTTGTGTCTTGCCGGGGGGGTTGCGCTCAACTGTGTGGGAAACGGCCGAGTCTTGCGAGAGGGGCCGCATAAGGGACTCTGGATTCAACCCGCGGCCGGCGATGCGGGCGGCGCCCTCGGAGCGGCCTTATCGGTGTGGCATCAGTTTGAGGGCAAGCCACGCATCTCGGATAACAAGCACGATAAGATGAAGGGGACGTATCTGGGGCCCGCCTTCACCAACGCTGAGATCGAGGCGTTTTTGCGATCAAAAGAGGCGCCGTATGTCCGCCTTGATGATTCGGCTTTGTTCGGGCAGGTCGCCAAGGATCTCGCGGCTGAAAAGGTTGTGGGGTGGTTGCAGGGCCGCATGGAATTCGGTCCGCGATCCCTCGGCGGCCGAAGTATTCTGGGGGATGCCCGCAGTACCAAGATGCAGTCGGTGATGAACCTCAAGATTAAGTATCGCGAGTCGTTCAGACCCTTCGCTCCTTCGGTGCTGCGAGAGCGGGTCTCGGACTATTTCGACTTGCACTCCGACAGCCCCTACATGCTGATCGTGGCCCCGGTTATCGAAAAAAGGCGTTGTCCCAAGACGACCGCACAAAAGGATTTATGGGGCATCGATCTCTTGAACGTTCAACGGTCGGATATTCCGTCTGTGACCCATTTGGATTATTCGGCCAGAGTTCAAACGGTCCACGAAGAGACTAACCCTCGCTACTATAATCTGCTGAAGGCTTTCGAAGCGCAGACCGGCTATGCCGTGCTGGTGAATACCTCTTTCAATGTGCGAGGCGAGCCGATTGTGCATACTCCGGAAGATGCCTATCGCTGTTTTATGCGGACGGAGATGGATGTCCTCGTGCTGGAGAACTGTGTATTGTACAAGACAGATCAGAAGCCGCTTGAAGGAGATTCGGATTGGAAGAATGAGTTTGAACTCGACTAG
- a CDS encoding glycosyltransferase family 4 protein — translation MNVLLVVPWDQEVGGVASVVGNVARQLQKAGHHVWFLHPGEAHSLKATITKWNFPGYELNLRNPFVPESPVKSVLGFAFYLFHTLRQLHTVLVRHNIDIVNIHYPIGSGVYFSLLRPFCRFKLVISVHGGDLFPKGVPETRYPKALEVLINSADWLVAPSKSTLDAALTRFPGLRATSSAIHNAVDLAEFDEEERAALPGGRFVLCIALLQPRKAVDVLIKAFRLLGQTHPEMELWLAGDGPLRGQLEDLVSQLGLTQKVKFLGSQDRIGVKRLLRQCTLLVLPSRAEPFGIAILEAFSSKKPVVASAVGGIPEIIEDGHNGILVEPENPQALCDAISKVWADPVLAERLAHSGYETVRQHFQWEVASGRYEAIFVNLLG, via the coding sequence ATGAATGTGCTGCTGGTTGTGCCATGGGATCAAGAGGTCGGCGGCGTGGCCTCGGTCGTGGGGAATGTGGCTCGCCAGCTGCAGAAGGCCGGGCACCATGTCTGGTTCCTTCATCCCGGGGAAGCACATTCGCTGAAGGCGACCATTACGAAGTGGAACTTTCCGGGATACGAACTCAATCTTCGGAATCCCTTCGTCCCGGAATCCCCAGTCAAATCTGTTTTGGGCTTTGCCTTTTATCTCTTCCATACCCTTCGTCAACTCCACACCGTACTGGTTCGACACAATATCGATATCGTAAACATTCACTACCCCATTGGATCCGGGGTCTACTTCTCATTGCTTCGCCCCTTTTGCCGGTTCAAGCTGGTGATCTCGGTGCATGGCGGCGATCTGTTTCCAAAGGGAGTGCCGGAAACGCGGTATCCAAAGGCGCTTGAAGTCCTGATCAACTCCGCCGATTGGCTTGTCGCTCCCTCCAAGAGCACGCTGGATGCCGCGTTGACAAGGTTTCCCGGACTCCGTGCCACGTCGTCGGCCATTCATAATGCGGTCGACCTTGCGGAGTTTGACGAGGAAGAGCGGGCCGCGTTGCCCGGCGGGCGATTTGTTTTGTGCATTGCTCTGCTTCAGCCACGGAAGGCGGTCGATGTGCTGATCAAGGCCTTCCGGCTCCTCGGGCAGACGCACCCTGAGATGGAATTGTGGCTGGCTGGAGACGGTCCTCTTCGAGGACAGCTTGAGGATCTCGTGTCGCAGCTGGGTCTGACGCAGAAGGTGAAATTCCTGGGCTCGCAAGACCGGATCGGCGTTAAGAGGTTGTTGCGCCAATGTACGCTGCTGGTCTTGCCCTCCCGCGCTGAACCGTTTGGGATTGCCATATTGGAGGCGTTTTCCAGCAAGAAGCCGGTCGTGGCGTCGGCCGTCGGCGGGATTCCGGAAATTATTGAAGACGGTCATAACGGGATTTTGGTAGAACCCGAGAACCCCCAAGCTCTGTGTGATGCAATCAGCAAGGTCTGGGCCGATCCTGTTCTGGCGGAACGGCTGGCTCACTCAGGTTATGAAACCGTGAGACAGCATTTCCAATGGGAAGTGGCCTCTGGGCGGTACGAAGCGATATTCGTGAATCTGCTTGGATAA
- a CDS encoding glycosyltransferase translates to MNALARQYQDLGSVLQTRGYDFVHLDHCFPSYTVQLTEHLSLPSIVYSHEATDARFQGQGLFDCPQGTLWLKRKYLELCNRAIAKVAELRRKHDMAGLHAAGKILTNSCYSREALYQRNQMDSSVCRYGVDVDTFRSLNLPRKRAVLSAGRIVEKKQHHLVIESVATIAESERPCVIIATPETIERQEDPGYAHRLEQMAKGLEVNLQIRRKPPEHELVQLYNEVTALVFLPRMEPFGLVALEAMACGAPVIGVREAGIRESVIDGMTGILVDRNADDAGRAIARLLRDPELQDRMSRQAVEHVRREWVWERTVDCYLREVERVMTSGVPTRLH, encoded by the coding sequence ATGAACGCATTAGCCCGGCAGTACCAGGACCTGGGGAGCGTCTTGCAGACACGGGGCTATGATTTTGTGCATCTCGATCACTGCTTTCCAAGTTACACGGTTCAATTGACCGAACATCTGTCGCTTCCGTCAATTGTTTACAGCCATGAGGCAACAGATGCCAGATTTCAAGGGCAAGGATTGTTCGACTGTCCTCAAGGGACGCTTTGGCTGAAGCGCAAATACTTGGAGTTATGTAACCGTGCCATTGCCAAAGTGGCCGAGCTTCGACGCAAGCATGATATGGCTGGACTTCATGCAGCAGGTAAAATACTTACGAATTCATGCTATTCAAGGGAAGCGTTGTACCAGCGGAATCAGATGGATTCGTCAGTCTGTAGATATGGCGTAGATGTCGATACGTTTAGATCATTAAATTTGCCACGGAAGCGGGCCGTCTTGAGTGCGGGCCGCATCGTGGAGAAAAAGCAGCATCACTTAGTGATTGAATCGGTGGCTACCATTGCCGAGTCGGAGCGTCCTTGCGTCATTATTGCCACTCCTGAAACGATTGAGCGGCAAGAAGATCCAGGCTATGCACACCGCCTTGAGCAGATGGCCAAAGGCTTGGAGGTGAATTTGCAGATTCGGAGAAAGCCGCCCGAACATGAATTGGTGCAGTTGTACAACGAGGTCACGGCGCTTGTATTCTTGCCGCGCATGGAACCGTTCGGTCTTGTGGCGTTGGAGGCCATGGCGTGTGGGGCTCCTGTCATCGGGGTGAGGGAAGCAGGTATACGGGAATCCGTGATCGATGGTATGACAGGAATCCTTGTCGATCGAAATGCTGACGACGCAGGCAGAGCGATTGCACGGCTATTGCGGGATCCTGAATTGCAGGACCGCATGAGCCGGCAGGCCGTCGAGCACGTAAGACGGGAATGGGTGTGGGAGAGAACTGTCGATTGCTATCTGCGAGAAGTTGAGAGAGTGATGACCTCGGGTGTTCCAACAAGGCTCCACTGA
- a CDS encoding glycosyltransferase family 4 protein gives MSDRIVFVTHTPEFGGAEKHLIDLVGRMDERLDVRILCLGRDFFSEPLRGRRNVQVSSPPAITGWRFIKYWWLFVRSRPSVIVFVKGIFDQYPFSAYVAARLAGSRRLVVIEHLIADPAPGEVEGQGLARGFRRLFGWRTRHMATKRWQGAMADGTICVSEAVRRRLVDEYGYPASRTITVCNGIDCRRYQPKEPSLGLPTSGTPTVSPVMIVCAARLSSAKRIDVLLEALAMLRTESVPWRCRILGAGPLEAELRARASQLGLSELVRFVGYVEDVRPHLRQADLFVLSSDKEGLPLALLEAMACGLPAIVTDVGGTGEVVVQNETGLLIRRGDAEGLARGIRQLLGNAGTREKMGLAARRRIHEHFEIEQAMQRLQSVIVA, from the coding sequence ATGAGCGATCGCATTGTGTTTGTCACGCACACGCCGGAATTCGGAGGGGCCGAAAAACATCTTATCGATCTGGTCGGCCGCATGGATGAGCGTCTGGACGTTCGAATTCTCTGTTTAGGCAGGGACTTCTTCAGCGAACCCTTGCGAGGTCGACGCAATGTCCAGGTTTCTAGCCCTCCTGCGATCACCGGCTGGCGCTTCATAAAATATTGGTGGCTGTTTGTCCGCTCTCGGCCGTCGGTCATCGTATTTGTAAAGGGGATTTTTGACCAGTATCCATTTTCGGCATATGTGGCTGCGCGCCTGGCAGGGAGCAGGCGGTTGGTTGTGATTGAACATCTGATCGCGGATCCCGCTCCTGGCGAAGTGGAAGGCCAGGGATTGGCCAGGGGCTTTCGAAGGCTCTTTGGCTGGAGAACCAGGCATATGGCCACCAAGCGATGGCAGGGCGCGATGGCTGATGGGACGATTTGTGTGAGCGAAGCCGTTCGTCGTAGGCTGGTCGATGAGTATGGGTATCCAGCGTCGCGCACTATCACGGTTTGCAATGGGATCGACTGCCGGAGGTATCAACCCAAAGAGCCATCCCTAGGCCTGCCCACATCGGGTACTCCGACGGTGTCACCGGTGATGATCGTTTGCGCGGCGAGACTATCCTCCGCAAAGCGTATCGATGTGCTTCTTGAGGCGCTGGCAATGTTGCGTACGGAGTCTGTTCCATGGCGCTGTCGTATTCTCGGAGCGGGACCCCTAGAGGCAGAACTTCGAGCCCGCGCGAGTCAATTGGGACTCTCAGAGCTGGTCAGGTTTGTGGGATATGTGGAAGATGTGCGGCCTCACTTGCGGCAGGCGGATCTCTTTGTGCTGTCGTCGGATAAGGAAGGGCTTCCCCTGGCGCTGTTAGAGGCGATGGCGTGCGGACTTCCGGCGATTGTGACAGATGTGGGAGGGACAGGCGAGGTTGTGGTTCAGAATGAGACGGGGTTACTTATTAGACGAGGCGATGCTGAAGGATTGGCAAGAGGCATTCGGCAGTTGTTGGGAAATGCGGGAACTCGCGAAAAAATGGGGCTAGCGGCAAGACGACGCATTCACGAGCATTTTGAGATCGAGCAGGCCATGCAGCGACTGCAATCGGTTATTGTTGCGTGA
- a CDS encoding glycosyltransferase family 4 protein has protein sequence MSRSVALGIEQSQQPFRVVVISGAYPPMKAGEADHCYRIAAQLVDRGVQVEVVTTAGSKLADQERVRSEIRDWSWRDLPLLLWRVWKSKPHAVLLYYIGWIYNDHPMITFFPSLCKMVSRNTRVVTMFAYPMGSKAGGQALLSRALRKAVQWGVGTQGVDYAYGTLLRDSDAVIVMSQRHQHMLSESDPSVAAKCTLVPPPPLLKMTTCTDQGTRSATRAQLGFSADQLVLVYFGLIYPPKGIETLLKAFRVVSRVCPQARLLLVGGVVAHEYPDRPRFAEEMRAMPDRLGFGDKVVWTGEFETESDEASRFLYASDMCVFSHDLGLYLNNSSFAAAAAHGLPVVATKAEMVESPFVEEVNVLWCAPKSPDEMAAAMLRVIDDPGLRRQLGEGARQLASNWFSWDAATDRTMALLQGRSAVGAREDKRVGEHQAV, from the coding sequence GTGAGTAGGAGTGTCGCGTTGGGAATTGAACAATCTCAGCAGCCGTTTAGGGTAGTGGTTATTTCTGGCGCCTATCCTCCGATGAAAGCCGGTGAGGCGGATCATTGTTATCGCATCGCTGCCCAATTAGTGGATCGCGGAGTGCAGGTAGAGGTTGTAACCACCGCCGGATCAAAGTTGGCGGATCAGGAGCGGGTACGCAGTGAGATTCGGGACTGGTCGTGGCGGGACCTCCCGCTGCTCTTGTGGCGAGTGTGGAAATCCAAGCCCCACGCTGTGCTGCTTTATTATATCGGTTGGATCTATAACGATCACCCTATGATTACGTTTTTCCCGTCCCTATGCAAAATGGTTTCCCGGAATACTCGTGTGGTGACCATGTTTGCCTATCCCATGGGAAGCAAGGCCGGAGGCCAAGCCCTTCTATCTCGGGCCTTGCGGAAGGCTGTGCAATGGGGGGTCGGAACTCAGGGCGTGGATTACGCGTATGGGACGCTGTTGCGGGATAGTGATGCGGTCATCGTCATGAGCCAGCGTCATCAACACATGTTGAGCGAGAGCGATCCATCTGTGGCGGCGAAGTGCACGCTCGTTCCGCCTCCGCCGCTTTTGAAAATGACGACCTGCACCGACCAGGGAACCCGGAGTGCTACGAGGGCCCAATTGGGGTTTTCTGCCGATCAGCTTGTCCTGGTGTATTTCGGCCTGATCTATCCTCCCAAGGGCATCGAAACGCTGCTGAAGGCGTTCCGTGTGGTGAGTCGGGTGTGCCCTCAGGCTCGGCTGCTTCTTGTGGGAGGGGTGGTTGCTCACGAGTATCCTGATCGGCCGCGGTTTGCTGAGGAAATGCGGGCCATGCCTGACCGTCTTGGCTTTGGGGATAAGGTGGTGTGGACGGGAGAGTTCGAAACAGAGAGCGATGAAGCTTCACGGTTCCTTTATGCATCAGACATGTGCGTGTTCTCCCACGACCTGGGGTTGTATTTAAACAATAGCTCATTTGCCGCGGCAGCGGCGCATGGATTGCCAGTTGTTGCCACTAAAGCTGAGATGGTGGAGAGTCCGTTTGTGGAAGAGGTAAATGTTCTGTGGTGTGCGCCCAAGTCCCCCGATGAGATGGCTGCCGCCATGCTTCGGGTGATCGATGACCCCGGTCTCAGGCGACAGCTTGGGGAGGGGGCCAGGCAATTGGCATCGAACTGGTTCTCCTGGGACGCCGCGACCGATCGGACAATGGCTCTTTTGCAAGGGCGGTCAGCCGTGGGGGCAAGGGAGGATAAGCGTGTGGGGGAGCATCAGGCGGTATGA
- a CDS encoding glycosyltransferase, whose product MKVSIIMPAYNEAATIAEMIVKVQAVDVGYPKEIIIVDDASLFR is encoded by the coding sequence ATGAAGGTTTCAATCATCATGCCGGCATACAATGAAGCAGCGACCATTGCAGAGATGATCGTCAAAGTTCAGGCTGTGGATGTGGGGTATCCGAAAGAGATCATCATTGTGGACGATGCGTCGCTCTTTAGGTAG
- a CDS encoding SGNH/GDSL hydrolase family protein has product MHTKITGSLVLATCVLAGIVLWGLGVSSIRHLVADLLAIYFVLWALYAFLSGRKQSELRTSFCVTSFTLAICLGALEAPAFFGALDYRRVFSTSMNPVYQRGNVFDGELLWRRQPHFQLNMTSIYDGMIGQYICLPSIAPVSYNLRYDQHGFRNDQDLETADIAVIGDSFVEGVGIESSGILTTVLQSLEGRTVVNLGSSGYGPQQELVVLKRYATKFHPKTIVWMFYEGNDLKDVRAYEQGLAGLHEELRYSERAFITNALMTVMRLWRGCVPDEHLKKRYGKIVDKEGRQRKIYFPEDTRPLHGDRLAALQTASSVLAAAYQYSREEGIRLVLVFAPEHYRVYSGLSTLVEVSDEVKWWSVNDFPERLRTVVKSISPDFEYFDLTPTLRMEAAKGTSLYISNDTHWTAEGHKIVAEALHKALARKL; this is encoded by the coding sequence GTGCATACGAAAATTACTGGTAGCCTTGTTCTGGCAACTTGCGTTCTCGCCGGCATTGTTCTTTGGGGGCTTGGCGTATCCTCTATTCGACATCTGGTGGCAGACCTCCTCGCGATCTATTTTGTCTTATGGGCTCTTTACGCGTTTCTATCAGGACGGAAGCAGAGCGAATTAAGAACCAGTTTCTGTGTGACGTCTTTTACGCTGGCTATATGTCTTGGTGCACTTGAGGCGCCTGCATTCTTTGGCGCGCTAGACTACCGGAGGGTATTCTCAACGTCTATGAACCCTGTATATCAGCGAGGAAACGTTTTCGATGGCGAATTACTATGGAGGCGCCAGCCTCATTTTCAGTTGAACATGACTTCCATATACGACGGAATGATTGGGCAGTATATCTGCCTTCCATCGATCGCGCCGGTTTCATACAACCTTCGATATGATCAACACGGTTTTCGAAATGATCAAGACTTGGAGACAGCCGATATCGCTGTGATCGGAGACTCATTCGTTGAGGGTGTAGGAATAGAGAGCTCCGGAATTCTGACGACAGTGCTGCAAAGTTTAGAAGGGCGAACTGTAGTGAACCTTGGGAGTTCAGGGTATGGTCCACAACAGGAACTGGTAGTACTCAAGCGTTATGCCACCAAGTTTCATCCTAAGACCATCGTATGGATGTTCTATGAAGGCAACGACCTCAAGGATGTGCGTGCCTACGAACAAGGATTGGCAGGGTTGCATGAGGAGCTGCGTTACTCAGAACGTGCCTTTATAACCAATGCCTTGATGACGGTCATGCGACTGTGGCGGGGATGCGTTCCTGATGAACATCTCAAGAAGCGCTACGGAAAAATTGTCGATAAGGAAGGCCGGCAGCGGAAGATATATTTCCCAGAGGACACTCGTCCTCTCCATGGAGACCGATTGGCGGCATTGCAAACGGCAAGTTCGGTCCTGGCAGCCGCCTATCAGTATAGTCGTGAGGAAGGCATTCGACTGGTTCTAGTTTTCGCTCCTGAGCACTATAGAGTGTATAGCGGTCTTTCCACCCTTGTTGAAGTCTCAGATGAAGTCAAATGGTGGTCGGTCAATGATTTCCCGGAGCGTCTTCGCACTGTCGTGAAGAGCATATCGCCAGACTTTGAGTATTTTGATTTGACTCCTACCCTTCGAATGGAGGCTGCCAAAGGAACATCCCTCTACATTTCCAACGATACTCACTGGACGGCAGAAGGTCACAAGATAGTCGCGGAGGCTCTCCACAAGGCACTCGCGAGAAAGCTCTAA